The genomic region TAATATAGCTCCTGATATACAATTTAAAATCGCATCCTGTGCTACATTACTTCCTTTTGTAAGTAAATGATAGAATTCTCCAATTATACATAATAAATTAGCCTTTAGTTTTTCTATCATTTTTATATTGGACATAATATTTAGTTCTTCCCTTTTCATAACCTCACCCCTATGCAAATACCCTGTATATCTATTTTAATTATAATTTATCATTAATGCAACAAATTATAAGGATAATTACAATTTTTGTAAATCTTTTAAATAAAATAAAACCCCTGATAATCAGGGGTTATTTTTATTACTCTGTTGTAAATGGTAATAATGCTATATTTCTTGATCTCTTTATAGCAGTTGTTAATTCTCTTTGATGCTTAGCGCATGTTCCAGAAATTCTTCTTGGTAATATCTTACCTCTTTCTGTAACGAATTTTCTTAACTTATTAATATCTTTGTAATCTATTTGTTCAGACTTTTCTACGCAAAAAGCACATACTTTTTTTCTAGATCTTCTAATTCTTCCACTAGATTTTTTTACATCTTTCATGCTAATTCCCTCCTTTTATATTAGACTTTTAGAAAGGCATATCTCCATCATCTACTGGAGTCATATCCTCATCAAAATTTATTCCCCCGAAATTAGAGGAATTTGAATAATCAGAATCCATATTAGAAGCGCCATATCCATTGTCAAATGAATTATTTTCTCTTCCGCCCATTCCAGAATTATTAGTTCCAATAAACTCAAAAGTTTCAACTACAACATCTGTTGTATATCTTTTAGTTCCATCTTTTGCATCATAACTGCCGGTTCTAATATTTCCAGTTACAGCGATTTGTCTTCCTTTAGCAAGATATTGTCCTATTGTCTCAGCAGTTTTATTAAAAGCTACACAGTTTATAAAGTCAGCTTCATCCCTTTTAAAAGGCCTTGTAACTGCTAATGTGAATCTTGCTACCGCAACTCCACTTCCAGCTGCATAACTTAACTCTGGATCTTTTGTTAGTCTACCAATAAGTATAACCTTATTCATAACAATATCACCTCTTACGCTTCTTGTTTAACAATGATGTGTCTTATAACACCATCAGTGATTCTGAAAATTCTGTCTAATTCTTTAGGTAATTCTGAATCAGCACTGAAGTTGATTAATGTATAGAAACCTTCGTTAATCTTTGCGATTTCGTAAGCAAGCTTTCTCTTACCCCAAACATCAACGTTTTCTACTGTTCCTCCACCATTTTCTATTACACCCTTAAATTTTTCGATGTTAGCTTTGCAAGCTTCTTCATCTAATGATGGGTGTTGTATGAATATAGTTTCGTACTTTCTCATCATTTTCACCTCCTCCCCTCGGACTTCGGCTGTGTTTTACACAGCAGGGATTTACAATTTACTATTATATCACTCTGTAAATACTTTTTCAAGCTAAACTTGATCTGCTTTTATTAATTTCTTTGCATTTTTTTGAAACTTACTTCTTGGAAGCATTACTATTCTTCCACATTCTATGCATTTAATTTTTATGTCTGCCCCCAACCTTGTTATTTCAAACTTATTATTTCCACAAGGATGCTCCTTTTTCATTTGTACTATATCTCCTAAATCAAAATTCTCTATCATAGTTATTCCTCCCCAATCTTTAATTTATTATTTGAGTTTTAAGATAAGGCATTTTTATATTATTCTCATATAAAGTAACCTTTAATTGCTTCCTTAAAGCTCTTTCTAATTTCCACTGTGATAAAGGTTTAGCTTTTCCTGATATAGTAATTGTTGTTCCATATACATTAAGTGCCTTAACACCTAAAACTTCTGGCTTTTGAACAATATCATCTTTATATTCATCTGCAAACTTTTCACAGCTCTCTTTCATTATTTCTATTGCCTTATCTACATCTTCTTCATTTGAAATTTCTATGTCCACTATAAAGCTTATATTTCCTCTTGAATGATTTGAAATTTCACTTATACTTCCATTTGGAATTATATGTGTATCTCCATTAAAATCTTTAAGAACAGTTGAACGTATCCCTATGTTTTCAACAATTCCACTAAATTCACCAACCGTAATATAATCTCCTACCCCATATTGGTCTTCAAACAATATAAAAAATCCATTTATTAAATCTTTAACTAAACTTTGTGCTCCTATACCTACCACAAAACCTATTCCACTTAATACAGCTGCCGAAACCTTGAATATATTACTAATTATAATTGCAGTTCCAGAAAAATAAACAGCATATTTTACTGTGCTTTTTAATATTGTTCCAACAGTCATAGCTTTATTCTTATCAATTGAAAAGTTAGATTTGCTCTTAACCTGCCTTTCTACAAACCTATCTATAAGCTTATCAGAAAATTTTCTTACTAAATTAGCACAAATTATTACAATTAAGATAAGTATTAATTTATTTATAAGTTGCTCTAGTAACTCTCCACTTTTATCAAATATAGATTCCCAATTGATATTTACATTAAATCCCCCATCCAGATTTTTACTTATCTTTAATATTGCAAACAAACCTTT from Clostridium isatidis harbors:
- a CDS encoding MazG-like family protein, with the protein product MKREELNIMSNIKMIEKLKANLLCIIGEFYHLLTKGSNVAQDAILNCISGAILILYVLAQKLGYSCEDVDNDMKRKLKTGIAEGHEYEKDGRSLSKLQLHLKEHH
- the rpsR gene encoding 30S ribosomal protein S18 — its product is MKDVKKSSGRIRRSRKKVCAFCVEKSEQIDYKDINKLRKFVTERGKILPRRISGTCAKHQRELTTAIKRSRNIALLPFTTE
- a CDS encoding single-stranded DNA-binding protein, translating into MNKVILIGRLTKDPELSYAAGSGVAVARFTLAVTRPFKRDEADFINCVAFNKTAETIGQYLAKGRQIAVTGNIRTGSYDAKDGTKRYTTDVVVETFEFIGTNNSGMGGRENNSFDNGYGASNMDSDYSNSSNFGGINFDEDMTPVDDGDMPF
- the rpsF gene encoding 30S ribosomal protein S6 yields the protein MRKYETIFIQHPSLDEEACKANIEKFKGVIENGGGTVENVDVWGKRKLAYEIAKINEGFYTLINFSADSELPKELDRIFRITDGVIRHIIVKQEA
- a CDS encoding DUF951 domain-containing protein, with product MIENFDLGDIVQMKKEHPCGNNKFEITRLGADIKIKCIECGRIVMLPRSKFQKNAKKLIKADQV
- a CDS encoding mechanosensitive ion channel family protein translates to MKGLFAILKISKNLDGGFNVNINWESIFDKSGELLEQLINKLILILIVIICANLVRKFSDKLIDRFVERQVKSKSNFSIDKNKAMTVGTILKSTVKYAVYFSGTAIIISNIFKVSAAVLSGIGFVVGIGAQSLVKDLINGFFILFEDQYGVGDYITVGEFSGIVENIGIRSTVLKDFNGDTHIIPNGSISEISNHSRGNISFIVDIEISNEEDVDKAIEIMKESCEKFADEYKDDIVQKPEVLGVKALNVYGTTITISGKAKPLSQWKLERALRKQLKVTLYENNIKMPYLKTQIIN